One Aphidius gifuensis isolate YNYX2018 linkage group LG5, ASM1490517v1, whole genome shotgun sequence genomic region harbors:
- the LOC122856725 gene encoding L-lactate dehydrogenase-like codes for MSTLKEKLLKTVTKPVETGKNKITIVGVGQVGMACAFSILTNNVSHDVVLIDVMADKLKGEMMDLQHGSSFLKNSRINSSTDYAASAHSSLCIVTAGARQREGETRLDLVQRNTDIFKGIIPQLVKYSPDTILLIVSNPVDILTYVAWKLSGLPKNRVIGSGTNLDSARFRFLLSQKLNVAPTSCHGWIIGEHGDTSVPVWSGVNVAGVLLRDLDKNVGTDKDTEGYADIHKQVVQSAYEVIKLKGYTSWAIGLSISNLASAILRNSGQVHAVSIMVAGNHGISNEVFLSLPCTLGENGITFIVQQKLTEDERKLLQTSAKTMHQVQSGLKF; via the exons atgTCAACGTtgaaggaaaaattattaaaaacagttACTAAGCCAGTTGAaactggaaaaaataaaataactattgTCG gggTTGGTCAAGTTGGAATGGCTTGTGCTTTCAGCATCCTGacaaat AATGTATCTCATGATGTTGTTCTAATTGACGTAATGGCAGATAAATTAAAAGGTGAAATGATGGATCTCCAACATggatcatcatttttaaaaaattctcgtATAAATTCAAGTACAGATTATGCTGCATCAGCACATTCAAGCTTGTGCATTGTAACTGCTGGTGCAAGACAACGTGAAGGTGAAACACGTCTTGATCTTGTTCAAAGAAACACAGATATATTTAAAGGAATAATTCCTCAACTTGTTAAATATTCACCTGACACAATATTACTCATTGTATCAAATCCAGTTGATATATTAACTTATGTTGCATGGAAATTATCTGGTTTACCAAAAAATCGTGTCATTGGAAGTGGTACAAATCTTGATTCAGCAAGATTTAGATTTTTATTgtcacaaaaattaaatgttgcaCCAACATCTTGTCATGGTTGGATTATTGGAGAACATGGTGATACaagtg TTCCAGTATGGTCTGGTGTCAATGTAGCTGGTGTTCTTCTTCGTGATCTTGACAAAAATGTTGGAACAGATAAAGACACAGAAGGCTATGCTGATATTCACAAACAAGTTGTACAAAGTGCTTATGAAGTTATCAAATTAAAGGGATACACATCATGGGCTATTGGCTTGAGTATATCAAATCTTGCATCAGCAATTTTAAGAAATTCCGGTCAAGTACATGCTGTGTCTATCATGGTTgct ggTAATCATGGAATTTCTAACGAAGTTTTTCTTTCACTTCCTTGCACACTTGGTGAAAATGGAATCACATTTATTGTTCAACAAAAATTGACTGAAGATGAGAGAAAATTACTTCAAACATCTGCCAAGACTATGCATCAAGTCCAGAGTGgtcttaaattttaa
- the LOC122856727 gene encoding L-lactate dehydrogenase-like produces MSDEDNQQVDDKKSKEPIQVDRGPITTTTKNALITTQLSQCDIYPNRLKVSIVGIGNVGIACAITILMRRIASEVCLIDKNASRAKAEAEDIRHAGIFLGNPLVTGTSDITMVKDSTVVIISIGDNGTNEKPNLSHNLEIFKKVIPAVSKFACHSILLVATRPIDVMSYITWKFSKFPSNRVLGTGTLLDTMKLQCQLGQRLGIANTSVNCLTIGGQGDTSVPIWSGVHVGGIKLRDINPKIGDKNDPERWYEMINTINNNQSNIWCLGICTAEIVDAIIRNTKVVLPVSTYIHTCVHGTDKDVYMSVPCVLGREGVHHTVRQKLTDQEKSFVQTSADGIRNILRDCGILELDEST; encoded by the exons ATGAGCGACGAAGATAACCAACAAGTTGATGACAAAAAATCCAAAGAACCAATTcag GTTGACAGAGGTCCGATCACAACGACAACCAAGAATGCTCTAATAACGACCCAACTTAGTCAATGTGACATTTATCCGAATCGTCTAAAAGTCTCGATTGTTGGAATAGGAAATGTCGGTATAGCTTGTGCGATCACTATCCTCATGAGG AGAATAGCAAGCGAAGTTTGTCTGATCGATAAGAATGCATCCCGAGCAAAGGCCGAGGCCGAGGACATCCGGCATGCCGGAATTTTCTTAGGGAATCCATTGGTCACTGGTACATCTG atATAACAATGGTGAAAGATTCAACagttgtaataatatcaattggtGATAACGGCACCAATGAAAAACCAAATTTATCAcataatttagaaatatttaaaaaagtcatACCAGCAGTATCAAAATTTGCATGTCATTCAATTTTACTTGTTGCAACAAGACCAATTGATGTCATGTCCTATATAACAtggaaattttcaaaatttccaTCAAACAGAGTACTTGGTACTGGAACATTATTAGACACAATGAAACTTCAGTGTCAATTGGGACAAAGACTTGGTATTGCAAATACTTCTGTTAATTGTTTGACTATCGGAGGACAGGGTGACACATcag TTCCAATATGGTCTGGTGTACATGTTGGTGGTATAAAATTACGTGATATTAATCCAAAAATTGGTGATAAAAATGATCCAGAACGTTGGTATGAAatgataaatacaataaataataatcaatcaaatatttgGTGTCTCGGTATATGTACAGCTGAAATAGTTGATGCAATTATTAGAAATACAAAAGTCGTATTGCCAGTATCAACATATATTCAc ACTTGCGTTCATGGTACCGACAAGGACGTCTACATGTCAGTACCATGTGTGCTTGGGAGGGAAGGTGTTCATCACACCGTAAGACAGAAACTAACTGATCAAGAAAAATCATTCGTTCAAACATCCGCCGATGGAATTCGAAATATACTTCGTGATTGTGGCATACTTGAACTTGATGAATCGACctga
- the LOC122856726 gene encoding L-lactate dehydrogenase B chain-like, whose amino-acid sequence MSQKKTGNTATYLLTKQTDQLPDINRVKVVIVGVDVAVTIAILFKRLATELVLIDTNEKLAKETAEDISHAGGCLGNPKIVGTKDYSAARDAAVCVITTGGKQHDDQQQSTLLNQNFDLFKYIIPNVCKYAPNCILIIVSKPVDILSFAAMKLSGFPPNRVIGLGTFLDSCKFQYYISEQLGVSPSSIQALVIGENSSNSVPVWSAVSLMGVKLKDINKDIGNKIDPEGWNIIHDKVINIDDELIKNKGYPSWGVGICVGEIVDAVIRNTCVCMTVSTYIKGCKHGYEKDIFMSLPCIIGKNGVQSKIRHPYTDEEQSKLIKSSKSIYELQKTILDQLE is encoded by the exons atgagccaaaaaaaaacaggaaatACAGCTACTTATCTTTTGACAAAGCAGACTGATCAACTTCCTGACATAAATCGTGTCAAGGTTGTCATAGTTGGAGTTGATGTTGCTGTTAcaattgcaattttatttaag cGCCTTGCTACGGAGCTGGTGCTGATAGACACGAATGAGAAACTTGCTAAGGAAACTGCTGAAGATATAAGTCACGCGGGTGGTTGTCTTGGTAATCCAAAGATCGTTGGGACCAAAG ATTACAGTGCAGCTAGAGATGCAGCTGTTTGCGTCATCACCACAGGTGGTAAACAACATGATGATCAACAACAATCAACAttgttaaatcaaaattttgatttatttaaatatattattccaAATGTTTGTAAATATGCACcaaattgtatattaattatcgtTTCAAAACCAG ttgatattttatcatttgctGCTATGAAATTATCTGGATTTCCTCCAAATCGTGTAATTGGACTTGGCACATTTTTAGACAGCtgtaaatttcaatattatatttctgaACAACTTGGTGTTTCACCAAGTTCAATTCAAGCTTTGGTTATTGGTGAAAATTCTTCCAATTCag TGCCAGTATGGTCTGCGGTCTCATTAATGGGAGTTAAATtgaaagatataaataaagatattggtaataaaattgatcCCGAAGGTTGGAATATTATTCATGATAAAGTAATTAATAtcgatgatgaattaattaaaaacaaggGATATCCAAGTTGGGGTGTTGGTATTTGTGTTGGTGAAATTGTTGATGCTGTTATTCGTAATACTTGTGTATGCATGACAGTGTCAACTTATATTAAg gGATGTAAGCATGGTTATGAAAAAGATATTTTCATGTCATTGCCATGTATTATTGGTAAAAATGGTGTTCAATCAAAAATACGTCATCCATACACTGATGAAGAACAatcgaaattaattaaatcaagtaaatcaatttatgaacttcaaaaaacaatattagatcaacttgaataa
- the LOC122856724 gene encoding L-lactate dehydrogenase B chain-like has protein sequence MIGNLTTCFRSTSTIRNNFFLKNIYNPSKISIQTLRSKKIKKLLLTDYGKRDAKRSVSFEPIPCLREELLCKVSNPTRDGASKVTIVGAGAVAVACANAILFQKISSHVAIVDAFPKKLEGEGMDYRHGSVFLDDARIEYDTDFCVSHNSKVVIIAAGVRQIKGETRLDLVQRNADIIKNIVPPLVEHSPNAVFIIVSNPVDILSWVTWKVSGLPAHKIIGSGCHLDTARFRYMIAERIGVAAKSVHGFVIGEHGDTQVPLWSGVNIAGVLFRDILPNVGLELDEEGWNEMFKDVIRAGPTVRCLKGYSNTAVGLSVADITKAILRNTHGVKSISTLVQGHHGICHEIYLSLPCVIGENGVTEIIRMRLTEYEKKLLQNSSEVIHNIQKDIKPT, from the exons atgattggtaATTTGACGACGTGTTTTCGTTCAACAAGTACAATaaggaataatttttttttaaaaaacatttataacccatcaaaaatttctattcaaacattgagaagtaaaaaaattaaaaaattacttttaacaGATTATGGTAAAAGAGATGCCAAAAGATCAGTTAGTTTTGa acCAATACCATGTTTGAGAGAAGAGCTTTTGTGTAAGGTATCAAATCCAACACGAGATGGAGCAAGCAAAGTAACGATAG TAGGTGCTGGTGCTGTAGCAGTGGCATGTGCAAATGCAATACTTTTTCag AAAATAAGCAGTCATGTTGCAATAGTCGATgcatttccaaaaaaattagaagGTGAAGGAATGGACTATCGTCATGGATCAGTATTTCTTGATGATGCGCGAATTGAATACGACACAG ATTTTTGTGTATCACATAATTCCAAAGTCGTGATAATAGCAGCTGGTGTACGTCAAATAAAAGGGGAAACACGACTCGATCTTGTTCAACGAAATGctgatattatcaaaaatattgttCCTCCACTTGTTGAACACAGTCCAAAtgctgtttttattattgtctcaAATCCAG TTGATATTCTTAGTTGGGTAACATGGAAAGTAAGTGGTCTTCCAGCTCATAAAATTATTGGTTCTGGTTGTCATTTGGATACCGCAAGATTTCGCTACATGATAGCAGAAAGAATTGGTGTTGCGGCAAAATCAGTTCATGGATTTGTCATCGGTGAACATGGTGATACACAGG tgCCATTATGGTCAGGTGTTAATATTGCTGGTGTACTTTTTCGTGATATTTTGCCAAATGTTGGTCTCGAATTAGACGAAGAGGGCTGGAATGAAATGTTCAAGGATGTTATCCGAGC TGGTCCTACAGTCAGATGTCTGAAGGGATATTCAAATACAGCGGTTGGTTTGTCAGTTGCAGACATCACCAAGGCCATTCTCAGAAATACCCATGGGGTCAAGTCCATCTCAACTCTTGTACAA GGACATCATGGTATTTGTCATGAAATATATCTTTCATTACCATGTGTTATTGGTGAAAATGGTGTTACAGAAATTATCAGAATGAGATTAACtgagtatgaaaaaaaattactacaaaATTCATCGGAGGTCATTCACAATATTCAGAAGGACATTAAACCGACTTAA